The Benincasa hispida cultivar B227 chromosome 9, ASM972705v1, whole genome shotgun sequence genome has a segment encoding these proteins:
- the LOC120085992 gene encoding probable disease resistance protein At4g33300, which yields MAVTDFFVGEIATELLKMMVQISTKSCLCKTTAAQIANSIQQILPIIEEIKYSGVELPAHRQFQLDRFSETLRRGIEISEKALQCGRLNIYRNLRLARKMEKLEKDICRFINGTMQAHILADVHHMRFETTERFDRLEGVWLERRLESMKIRADGSGEGRWWVEEAFKRAEEEERYETNLVNIGTGLRVGKKKLKELVIGRSDLTAVGISGIGGSGKTTLAREFCKDPEVRRYFKEKILFLTVSQSPDVEQLRRTIWEHVMGSDSVNSNDLILHGRPANSALLVLDDVWSISVLENLIPNVTGCKTLVVSRFKFPEVLRATYEVELLKESEAIALFCHSAFGQQSIPLAANHNLVKQVVNECKCLPLALKVIGASLRGQSEMFWNNAKTRLSRGEPICESHENKLLRRMAISIERLSSKVRECFLDLGCFPEDKKIPLDILINVWKELHDLDDEEALAVLFELSQKNLLTLVKDARGGDIYSSYYEMYITQHDVLRDLALHFSSQENVNDRKRLLMPKSDTELPKEWLRKSDQPFNAQLVSIHTGEMKEMDWTQMIFPEAEVLILNFASSGYFLPPFLCNMPKLRTLIVLNSNATHATLSNFSVFSSLVNLRSIWLEKISMTQLFNACAPLKHLRKISLVFCKINNSLDESAVNVSQIFPFLFELKIDHCNDLDKLPSSICDMQSLKCLSVTNCHSLSQLPTNSWKLKNLQILRLFACPLLTTLPSSICELSCLKYIDISQCVYLTSLPEEIGKLANLEKIDMRECSLIRRLPRSVVCLQSLCHIICEEDASWLWEDLKSHMPNLYIQVTEKCFDLDWLD from the exons ATGGCGGTTACAGATTTCTTTGTCGGAGAGATAGCCACTGAGCTTCTCAAAATGATGGTACAAATTTCGACAAAATCCTGTCTCTGTAAAACGACGGCAGCTCAAATCGCCAATTCCATTCAACAAATTTTGCCGATTATCGAAGAGATCAAGTACTCCGGAGTTGAATTGCCGGCTCATCGCCAATTTCAGTTAGATCGCTTCAGCGAAACTCTCAGAAGAGGTATCGAGATTTCCGAGAAGGCTCTTCAATGCGGCCGGTTGAACATTTACAGAAACTTGCGGCTCGCGAGGAAGATGGAGAAGCTCGAAAAAGATATATGTCGTTTCATTAACGGCACCATGCAAGCGCATATACTAGCCGACGTTCACCATATGAGATTCGAGACCACCGAGCGGTTCGACCGGCTTGAAGGAGTTTGGCTGGAGCGGCGGCTTGAGTCGATGAAGATTAGGGCAGACGGTTCGGGAGAGGGAAGGTGGTGGGTTGAGGAGGCGTTTAAGAGGGCCGAGGAGGAGGAAAGGTATGAGACTAATTTGGTGAATATAGGAACTGGACTGCGTGTGgggaagaagaaattgaaggagCTCGTGATTGGAAGGAGCGATTTAACGGCGGTTGGGATTAGTGGAATTGGGGGTTCGGGGAAGACGACTTTAGCTAGAGAATTCTGCAAAGATCCTGAAGTTCGAA GAtactttaaagagaaaattttgtTCTTAACGGTGTCACAGTCCCCTGATGTGGAGCAGCTAAGGAGAACGATTTGGGAACATGTAATGGGTAGCGACAGTGTCAATTCTAATGATCTGATTTTACATGGGAGGCCGGCAAATTCAGCCCTTCTGGTTTTGGATGATGTGTGGTCAATCTCAGTTCTTGAGAACCTTATTCCAAACGTAACTGGCTGCAAAACTCTCGTGGTTTCACGATTCAAATTCCCTGAAGTTCTTAGAGCGACGTATGAAGTAGAGTTATTGAAAGAGAGTGAAGCAATTGCTCTGTTTTGTCACTCTGCTTTCGGACAACAGTCGATTCCTTTGGCTGCTAATCACAACTTGGTCAAACAG GTTGTGAATGAATGCAAATGTTTGCCTCTGGCTCTTAAAGTCATAGGGGCATCTCTCAGAGGACAGAGCGAGATGTTTTGGAATAATGCCAAGACCAGGTTGTCACGAGGCGAGCCTATTTGCGAGTCCCATGAGAACAAATTGCTTCGAAGAATGGCAATCAGTATTGAACGCCTCTCAAGTAAAGTGAGAGAATGTTTTCTCGATTTGGGATGCTTTCCTGAAGACAAAAAGATTCCTCTTGACATTCTCATCAATGTTTGGAAGGAATTGCATGATCTTGATGATGAAGAAGCTCTTGCTGTCCTTTTCGAGTTATCTCAGAAGAATCTCCTTACCTTGGTGAAAGATGCACG CGGTGGTGACATTTACAGCAGTTATTATGAGATGTATATCACTCAACACGATGTCTTAAGGGACCTTGCTCTTCATTTCAGTAGCCAGGAGAATGTAAATGACAGGAAGCGATTGCTGATGCCAAAAAGTGACACGGAACTTCCAAAAGAATGGTTAAGGAAATCAGATCAGCCATTTAATGCCCAACTTGTTTCAATTCACACAG GTGAAATGAAAGAAATGGATTGGACGCAGATGATATTTCCTGAGGCTGAAGTGCTAATTCTAAACTTCGCCTCAAGTGGATACTTCTTGCCTCCTTTTCTTTGCAACATGCCGAAGCTGAGAACACTAATTGTGCTAAATAGCAATGCAACACATGCAACTCTGAGCAATTTCTCAGTTTTTTCTAGTTTGGTCAACTTAAGAAGCATCTGGCTGGAAAAAATTTCCATGACACAACTATTCAATGCTTGCGCCCCATTGAAACATCTGAGGAAGATATCTCTTGTTTTTTGCAAGATTAACAACAGCCTGGATGAGTCAGCGGTAAATGTATCCCAGATCTTCCCATTCCTTTTCGAACTCAAAATCGATCACTGCAATGACTTGGATAAGCTACCTTCAAGCATTTGCGATATGCAAAGTCTCAAGTGTCTTAGTGTCACCAACTGCCATAGTCTAAGTCAATTGCCTACCAACTCATGGAAGCTGAAAAATCTACAAATCTTGAGGCTTTTTGCTTGCCCACTTCTCACAACTCTACCCTCAAGCATTTGTGAGCTTTCTTGTCTGAAGTACATTGACATATCTCAATGTGTTTACTTGACCAGCCTTCCTGAAGAAATTGGCAAGCTGGCAAACCTAGAGAAAATTGACATGAGAGAATGCTCATTGATCAGGAGACTACCTAGATCAGTTGTCTGCTTGCAATCTCTCTGTCACATAATTTGCGAGGAAGATGCCTCGTGGCTATGGGAGGATTTAAAGAGTCATATGCCTAATTTGTACATTCAAGTCACCGAGAAATGCTTCGACTTAGACTGGCTCGACTAG
- the LOC120086501 gene encoding nucleobase-ascorbate transporter 3: MGESANTHQHTSPATVAPSAPPPNLALSRGPTWTPAEQLQQLHYCIHSNPSWPEAVLLAFQHYIVVLGTIVLIATTLVPRMGGSPGDKARVIQTLLFTAGLNTLLQTALGSRLPTVMRSSFVFILPVLSIINDFSDKTFSSEHERFTYTVRTIQGSLIVASIINIILGFSRAWGHLTRLFTPVVIVPLVCVVGLGLFMRGFPMLANCVEIGLPMLILLVIGQQYLRRIHPRADVVLERFGLLICIALIWAFAAILTVAGAYNHVREVTKQSCRTDRSFLMSSAPWIRVPYPFQWGTPIFRASHVFGMMGATLVTSAESTGTFFAAARLSGATPPPAYIFNRSIGLQGIGLLVEGIFGSIAGNSASVENVGLLGLTHIGSRRVVQISTAFMIFFSIFGKFGAFFASIPLPIFGAIYCVLFGIVAATGISFMQFTNNNSMRNLYIIGLSLFLGISIPQYFVTNTTQDGRGPVQTAGGWFNDILNTIFSSAPTIAIIIGTVLDQTLDAKPSINDRGVSWWKPFQHKKGDVRNDEFYGLPLRINEYIPTRFH, from the exons ATGGGGGAATCAGCCAACACCCATCAACATACTTCGCCGGCAACGGTGGCTCCGTCGGCGCCGCCGCCGAATTTAGCATTGTCTCGTGGACCCACTTGGACTCCTGCCGAGCAACTTCAACAGTTGCACTACTGCATCCACTCTAATCCTTCTTGGC CTGAAGCTGTTTTACTGGCTTTTCAGCATTATATTGTGGTGCTCGGGACTATAGTTCTTATTGCCACTACCCTTGTGCCTAGAATGGGTGGAAGCCCT GGTGATAAAGCTCGAGTGATTCAAACTTTGCTTTTTACTGCTGGGTTGAACACTTTGCTTCAAACAGCTCTGGGATCAAGGCTCCCGACGGTGATGCGGTCATCGTTCGTGTTTATTTTACCTGTGTTGTCAATCATCAATGATTTCTCTGATAAGACCTTTTCAAGTGAACATGAG AGATTTACCTACACTGTTCGTACCATCCAAGGGTCGTTGATCGTTGCTTCAATAATCAATATTATACTTGGATTTAGTAGGGCGTGGGGACATCTCACAAG ACTTTTTACTCCTGTAGTTATTGTACCTCTAGTTTGCGTGGTCGGTCTTGGTCTGTTTATGAGAGGCTTCCCAATG CTTGCTAATTGTGTGGAGATTGGCTTGCCCATGTTGATTCTCCTTGTTATCGGTCAGCAG TATTTGAGGCGTATTCATCCTCGAGCTGATGTCGTACTTGAGAGGTTTGGTCTGCTTATCTGCATTGCACTTATTTGGGCTTTTGCTGCCATTCTCACTGTAGCTGGAGCTTACAACCATGTCCGGGAGGTGACAAAACAGAGTTGCCGTACAGATCGCTCGTTCCTTATGTCGTCTGCCCCTTG GATTAGAGTCCCTTATCCATTTCAGTGGGGTACTCCGATATTTCGTGCCAGTCATGTCTTTGGCATGATGGGGGCTACACTCGTTACGTCTGCTGAG TCAACTGGGACTTTCTTTGCAGCAGCACGGCTTTCAGGTGCTACACCACCTCCAGCATACATTTTTAATCGAAGTATTGGCTTGCAG GGTATCGGCCTGTTGGTTGAAGGAATTTTTGGTTCCATCGCTGGCAACTCTGCATCCGT TGAAAATGTTGGTCTTCTTGGGCTCACGCACATAGGAAGCAGGAGGGTTGTGCAGATATCAACTGCTTTCATGATCTTCTTCTCCATATTTG GAAAGTTTGGTGCATTCTTTGCATCCATTCCTTTACCGATATTCGGTGCCATATACTGTGTTCTATTCGGCATCGTTG CTGCTACAGGGATCTCATTCATGCAATTCACCAACAACAATTCCATGAGAAACCTCTATATTATCGGCCTCTCCTTGTTCCTTGGCATCTCAATACCTCAGTATTTCGTCACAAACACAACCCAAGACGGTCGTGGACCGGTTCAAACAGCGGGTGGATGG TTCAATGATATCCTAAACACCATCTTCTCATCTGCCCCAACAATCGCCATAATTATCGGAACAGTGCTCGACCAAACGCTCGATGCAAAACCCTCGATCAACGACCGAGGAGTCTCGTGGTGGAAACCGTTCCAGCACAAGAAAGGAGATGTTAGAAATGACGAATTTTACGGCCTCCCTCTGCGGATAAATGAGTATATACCAACAAGATTTCACTGA